Within the Pseudomonas mendocina genome, the region ACGTGGCCCTGCGAGTGCGTTTCCCGCCGCTGGAAAACACCGACATGGTGATGAAAGTGCTCGCCGCCAGTACCCAATGCCTGGTGGGGCACCCGAATCTGCTGGCCGCGCTGCCGAAGGATTTCCCGCCCGAACAACTGGGCAGCCTGCCGAGCCTGCACTGGGGCGGCGCGCAGCGCGACTACCAGTGGGAGCTGCTCGGCCCGGACGATGGCAAGTTGGTGATCGCACACCGGCCACGGATGATCACCGATGACCTGCGCGCCCTGCGCGACGGCGCGTTGGCGGGTGTCGGCATCGTGCACCTGCCGCGTGTGGCGGTACGCGACGACCTGGCCGCCGGCAGCCTGGTGGAGATGCTACCGGGCTGGGCGCCCAAGTGCGGCATCGTCCACGCCATCTTCCCCTCGCGGCGCGGCCTGCTGCCGTCGGTGCGCACCCTGATCGATTTCCTCGCCGAGGAATTCAGCCAGAGCGATATGGCCTAGAAAGGCCGAAGGCGCCGTCAGCCACGGCGCCTTCGGCGCGGGATATGGGCCGCCCGGCCTGTGACCGGGCGCCCCTGCGATCACACGGAGGCCGGGGCGGTCTCCGCTGCCTGCGCGGCCTGCCGGGCCGGCATCAGGAAGTGATCGATGCGGATGGCCACGCCGGCCGTCTGGAACTGCCGGGCGGCAGCCTCGATGCGCTGCTCGGCACGGGTCACCCGGCCATGGTGGCGCAGGTGTTCGAGCCAGGACTCGTCGAAGAAGAACTCCTGCCAGTGCCGCGGGTTCTCGCTGTTCTGCACCAACCCCCAGGAGAACGCGCCGTTGCGTCGACGCATGCGCGCCACCTCGTTCATCGCCTGGCGGAACGCTGCAGCA harbors:
- a CDS encoding LysR substrate-binding domain-containing protein, which codes for MEDLNSLYYFTQVVEHGGFAAAGRALDMPKSKLSRRIAELEERLGVRLLHRTSRHLSLTEIGQAYYQRCLAMRVEAEGAAEVIERNRAEPRGLVRLACPTTLLNSWVGPMLTRYMLKYPLVELYIESTNRRVDLLHEGFDVALRVRFPPLENTDMVMKVLAASTQCLVGHPNLLAALPKDFPPEQLGSLPSLHWGGAQRDYQWELLGPDDGKLVIAHRPRMITDDLRALRDGALAGVGIVHLPRVAVRDDLAAGSLVEMLPGWAPKCGIVHAIFPSRRGLLPSVRTLIDFLAEEFSQSDMA